The following are from one region of the Edwardsiella tarda ATCC 15947 = NBRC 105688 genome:
- the ppc gene encoding phosphoenolpyruvate carboxylase, whose protein sequence is MNEQYSAMRGNVSMLGKLLGDTIKDALGEQILDRVETIRRLSKSSRAGNEASRQALLNTLQNLSNDELLPVARAFSQFLNLANVAEQYHRISPHGEAASNPDALSQLFTRLKKKNLDETQIRQAVDNLSIELVLTAHPTEITRRTLIHKLVEVNTCLSQLDHDDLADYERNQIMRRLRQLVAQSWHTDEIRKNRPTPIDEAKWGYAVVENSLWEGVPAFLREFNEQLEKALGYQLPVEAVPVRFTAWMGGDRDGNPNVTAEVTRRALLLSRWKAAELFLRDVQVLVSELSMTVCTPELRVLAGEEAQEPYREVLKRLRRQLIDTQTYLDARLRGEHPPRPNDLLISNDQLWQPLHTCYRSLMACGMGIIANGQLLDTLRRVHCFGVPLVRIDIRQESTRHTEAIAELTRYLGLGDYETWSEADKQAFLLRELNSKRPLVPRHWTPSPETKEVFDTCQVIAEAPAGAIAAYVISMARTPSDVLAVHLLLKEAGCPFNLPVAPLFETLDDLNNAEAVMSQLLSIDWYRGFIQGKQMVMIGYSDSAKDAGVMAASWAQYRAQEALVRVCDQAGIALTLFHGRGGSIGRGGAPAHDALLSQPPGSLKGGLRVTEQGEMIRFKLGLPEIAVSSLTLYTSAILEANLLPPPAPKQAWRDIMDELSQTSCALYRRYVRENPDFVPYFRSATPELELGKLPLGSRPAKRRPTGGVESLRAIPWIFAWTQNRLMLPAWLGAGAALSEAMDQGKRDTLENMYRDWPFFTTRIDMLEMVFAKSDLWLAEYYDQRLVDPALWPLGNDLRQQVQRDIQAVLAIANTDHLMADLPWAAESIALRNVYTDPLNVLQAELLHRSRQQETPDANVEQALMVTIAGVAAGMRNTG, encoded by the coding sequence ATGAATGAGCAATATTCGGCGATGCGTGGCAATGTCAGCATGTTGGGCAAGCTGCTGGGCGATACTATCAAAGACGCACTGGGTGAACAGATCCTGGATCGCGTCGAAACCATCCGCAGGCTGTCCAAGTCGTCACGTGCTGGCAATGAAGCCAGCCGCCAGGCGTTGCTGAACACACTGCAAAACCTGTCTAACGATGAACTGTTGCCAGTGGCAAGGGCCTTTAGCCAGTTCCTCAATCTGGCTAACGTCGCGGAGCAATACCATCGTATCTCTCCCCATGGCGAGGCGGCCAGCAACCCCGATGCCCTCTCACAATTATTCACCCGGTTGAAGAAGAAGAACCTGGACGAGACTCAGATCCGCCAGGCCGTCGACAATCTCTCGATCGAGCTGGTCCTGACCGCGCATCCGACCGAGATCACCCGCCGGACACTGATCCATAAGCTGGTCGAGGTGAATACCTGCCTCAGTCAGTTGGACCATGACGATCTGGCCGACTACGAACGCAATCAGATCATGCGTCGCCTGCGCCAATTGGTCGCACAGTCTTGGCATACCGACGAAATTCGAAAGAATCGCCCCACGCCGATCGATGAAGCCAAATGGGGCTATGCCGTCGTCGAAAATAGCCTGTGGGAAGGTGTCCCCGCCTTTCTGCGCGAATTCAACGAGCAATTAGAAAAAGCGCTCGGTTACCAGCTCCCCGTCGAGGCCGTACCCGTACGCTTCACCGCTTGGATGGGCGGCGACCGTGACGGTAACCCCAATGTCACCGCCGAGGTGACACGCCGTGCCCTGTTGCTCAGCCGTTGGAAAGCCGCCGAGCTATTCCTGCGCGACGTCCAGGTGTTGGTATCGGAACTCTCCATGACGGTCTGCACCCCGGAGCTGCGCGTGCTGGCTGGTGAGGAGGCGCAAGAGCCTTATCGTGAGGTCTTAAAACGTCTGCGCCGTCAGTTGATCGATACGCAGACCTACCTCGATGCCCGCCTGCGCGGCGAGCATCCGCCACGCCCCAACGATCTACTGATCAGCAACGACCAATTGTGGCAACCGCTACACACCTGCTACCGCTCGCTTATGGCCTGCGGGATGGGGATCATCGCCAACGGGCAGCTGCTGGATACCCTACGCCGGGTTCATTGTTTCGGCGTCCCGCTGGTACGTATCGATATCCGCCAGGAGAGCACACGCCACACCGAGGCCATCGCCGAGCTGACGCGTTACTTAGGCCTAGGCGACTATGAAACCTGGTCCGAGGCAGACAAGCAGGCCTTCCTGCTGCGTGAACTGAACTCCAAACGTCCATTGGTGCCACGCCATTGGACACCGTCGCCAGAGACCAAGGAAGTCTTCGATACCTGTCAGGTCATCGCCGAGGCACCGGCTGGCGCCATCGCCGCCTACGTCATCTCCATGGCACGTACGCCTTCGGATGTCTTAGCGGTACACCTACTCCTGAAAGAAGCCGGCTGTCCCTTCAACCTACCGGTAGCGCCGCTGTTTGAAACGCTCGATGATCTGAACAATGCCGAGGCGGTGATGAGCCAACTGCTCAGCATCGACTGGTATCGCGGCTTCATCCAAGGCAAGCAGATGGTGATGATCGGTTACTCCGACTCCGCCAAGGATGCCGGGGTGATGGCCGCCTCCTGGGCTCAATACCGTGCGCAAGAGGCACTGGTGCGCGTCTGCGACCAGGCGGGGATCGCCCTGACCCTATTTCATGGTCGTGGCGGCTCTATCGGCCGTGGCGGCGCACCGGCACACGATGCCCTGCTCTCCCAACCGCCGGGCAGCCTGAAGGGGGGCCTGCGTGTCACCGAGCAAGGGGAGATGATCCGCTTTAAGCTCGGCTTACCCGAGATCGCGGTCAGTAGCCTGACGCTGTATACCAGCGCCATTCTGGAGGCTAACCTACTGCCGCCGCCAGCGCCGAAGCAGGCTTGGCGCGATATCATGGATGAGCTATCACAAACCTCCTGTGCGCTCTACCGCCGCTATGTGCGCGAGAACCCCGACTTCGTTCCCTATTTCCGCTCGGCCACACCGGAGCTGGAGCTGGGCAAACTCCCACTGGGCTCTCGCCCTGCCAAGCGCCGTCCTACCGGAGGGGTCGAGAGCCTGCGAGCCATCCCCTGGATCTTCGCCTGGACACAAAATCGCCTGATGCTACCAGCCTGGCTCGGTGCCGGCGCCGCATTGTCCGAGGCGATGGATCAGGGCAAGCGGGACACACTAGAGAACATGTACCGTGACTGGCCGTTCTTCACCACGCGTATCGATATGCTCGAGATGGTGTTCGCTAAATCCGATCTGTGGCTGGCGGAGTACTATGATCAACGCCTGGTCGATCCGGCCCTGTGGCCATTGGGGAACGATCTGCGCCAGCAGGTACAACGCGATATCCAGGCGGTACTGGCCATCGCCAACACCGACCATCTGATGGCCGATCTTCCTTGGGCCGCCGAATCTATCGCCCTACGTAACGTCTATACCGATCCACTCAACGTCTTGCAGGCCGAGCTGCTGCATCGCTCACGCCAACAAGAGACGCCGGACGCAAACGTCGAACAAGCGCTGATGGTTACCATCGCTGGCGTTGCCGCTGGGATGCGTAACACCGGCTAG
- the metF gene encoding methylenetetrahydrofolate reductase, which translates to MSFFHASQHDALNQSLAELQGRIQVSFEFFPPRTPEMEQTLWQSIDRLSTLKPAFISVTYGANSGERDRTHSVIKGIKERTGLEAAPHLTCVDASREALRAIARDYWQSGIRHIVALRGDLAAGAGRPEMYASDLVALLREVADFDISVAAYPEVHPEAKSAQADLLNLKRKIDAGANRAITQFFFDVESYLRFRDRCAAAGIEAEIVPGILPVSNFGQLQRFAALTNVRVPQWMMAMFDGLENDVETRKLVGANIAMDMVKLLCREGVKDFHFYTLNRAELSYAICHTLGVRPQA; encoded by the coding sequence ATGAGTTTTTTTCACGCAAGCCAGCATGATGCGCTAAACCAGAGCCTGGCCGAGTTGCAGGGTAGGATCCAGGTTTCCTTTGAGTTTTTTCCCCCCCGTACGCCGGAGATGGAGCAGACACTCTGGCAATCCATCGATCGACTCAGCACCTTGAAGCCCGCGTTTATCTCGGTGACCTATGGCGCAAATTCCGGTGAGCGCGATCGTACTCACTCGGTGATCAAGGGCATCAAGGAGCGTACCGGGCTAGAGGCTGCTCCCCATCTGACTTGCGTCGATGCCAGCCGTGAGGCGTTACGTGCCATCGCCCGAGATTACTGGCAGAGTGGTATCCGTCATATTGTGGCGTTACGCGGTGATTTGGCAGCGGGGGCGGGGCGCCCCGAGATGTATGCCAGCGATCTGGTGGCGTTATTGCGCGAGGTGGCGGACTTCGATATCTCGGTTGCCGCGTATCCCGAGGTTCACCCGGAGGCGAAGAGTGCCCAGGCCGATCTGTTGAATCTTAAGCGTAAGATTGATGCGGGAGCCAATCGAGCGATCACCCAATTTTTCTTTGATGTGGAAAGCTATCTACGCTTTCGCGATCGTTGTGCGGCGGCGGGGATCGAGGCTGAGATTGTGCCGGGGATCCTGCCGGTTTCAAACTTTGGGCAACTTCAGCGTTTCGCTGCACTGACCAACGTGCGAGTACCGCAATGGATGATGGCGATGTTCGATGGCTTGGAGAATGATGTGGAGACACGCAAGCTGGTGGGGGCGAATATTGCCATGGATATGGTTAAGCTACTCTGCCGTGAAGGGGTGAAGGATTTCCATTTCTACACCTTAAACCGCGCGGAGCTGAGCTATGCTATCTGCCATACCCTGGGGGTACGACCGCAAGCCTAA
- a CDS encoding TetR/AcrR family transcriptional regulator: protein MARPLQHDRDEALQQAVILFWRQGYFATSMKDIERALNMRPGSIYASFGSKEVLFTRALACYTQQQIAAYEALLIAHGDPFAATVDFLQQFGQPIPASIPSAVCFLVKSLLEVEGQQDDSLASQVRLHLAAMEAAFYRAFLPVLTEPQARQLAQWLQKEVIGIRIMASQLGDSPALARLVAESVKTLQRWPRSDS, encoded by the coding sequence ATGGCGCGACCTCTACAACATGATCGTGATGAGGCGCTGCAACAGGCCGTGATCCTGTTCTGGCGTCAAGGCTATTTTGCGACATCGATGAAAGATATTGAGCGGGCACTGAATATGCGCCCCGGTAGTATTTACGCTTCGTTTGGCAGTAAAGAGGTGCTGTTTACGCGCGCGTTAGCCTGTTATACCCAGCAGCAGATCGCCGCCTATGAGGCATTACTCATCGCTCATGGCGATCCGTTTGCGGCCACGGTGGATTTTCTCCAACAGTTTGGCCAGCCCATTCCTGCATCGATCCCCTCGGCTGTCTGTTTCTTAGTGAAGAGTCTGCTGGAGGTAGAGGGGCAACAGGATGATAGCCTCGCCTCACAGGTACGCTTACACCTGGCAGCGATGGAGGCGGCGTTTTATCGCGCCTTTCTTCCTGTGCTGACGGAGCCGCAGGCTCGACAGTTGGCGCAGTGGTTGCAGAAAGAGGTGATCGGTATTCGTATCATGGCATCACAACTCGGTGATTCGCCCGCCTTGGCGCGGCTGGTGGCTGAGAGTGTTAAGACGTTGCAGCGTTGGCCGCGCAGCGATAGTTGA
- a CDS encoding carboxymuconolactone decarboxylase family protein, translating into MMLTFEKYDETNAPPESRELLQQSKRNNGGLPALHAIMAESPQLLAGYQTLHHLFLHSSFDDEEKTVVWQTINVEHRCHYCVPAHTLIARAMKVDEAINDALRNETPLPNARLEALRTFTLAMVRQRGEVDEATLEAFLAAGFTRRHILDVILCLAQKVMSNYTNHVAHTELDARLQSVAWQKRTA; encoded by the coding sequence ATGATGCTGACATTTGAAAAATACGATGAGACCAACGCGCCACCCGAGAGTCGGGAGCTACTGCAGCAAAGTAAGCGCAACAATGGCGGCCTTCCCGCACTCCATGCCATCATGGCGGAGTCGCCACAACTGCTAGCCGGTTACCAGACGCTGCATCATCTTTTCCTCCACAGCAGCTTCGATGATGAAGAAAAAACCGTAGTCTGGCAGACCATTAATGTCGAACATCGCTGCCACTACTGTGTACCGGCACATACCCTGATCGCCAGAGCGATGAAAGTCGATGAGGCGATCAATGATGCTCTGCGCAATGAGACTCCGCTGCCTAACGCGCGTCTGGAGGCATTACGCACTTTCACCTTGGCCATGGTACGCCAACGGGGAGAAGTCGATGAGGCGACCCTCGAGGCTTTCCTTGCCGCCGGTTTTACGCGCCGCCACATCCTTGACGTCATCTTATGTCTGGCGCAAAAAGTGATGAGCAACTATACCAATCATGTGGCTCACACGGAGCTGGATGCCCGCCTACAATCCGTTGCCTGGCAAAAACGCACGGCCTAA
- a CDS encoding MFS transporter, which produces MQQNRSSPTRRLGRRALLFPLCLVLYEFATYIGNDMIQPGMLSVVQTFGVDDSWVPTSMTAYLAGGMFLQWLLGPLSDRIGRRPVMLTGTLYFAVTCLAILFTDSIEQFTLLRFLQGISLCFIGAVGYAAIQESFEESVCIKITALMANVALIAPLLGPLAGAAWVHVLPWESMFILFAVLALIAFIGLYKAMPETATRRGEKLSLPALGHDYALVLKNGRFLCGALACGFASLPLLTWIAQSPVIIISGEGLSSYDYGLLQVPIFGMLILGNFTLARLSGRRPVRRLIQLGAWPMVGGLTIAAVATLYSPHAYLWMMAGLSLYAFGIGLANAGLYRLTLFSSEMSKGTVSAAMGMISMLIYTLGIEVGKHAWLLSGNGAFNLFNLLSGLLWLWLVVRMLRDKRVGIQTES; this is translated from the coding sequence ATGCAACAAAACCGTTCTTCTCCTACGCGCCGCCTCGGCCGACGCGCGTTGCTCTTTCCACTCTGTCTGGTGTTATACGAGTTCGCGACTTATATCGGAAACGATATGATCCAACCCGGAATGCTTTCGGTAGTACAAACTTTCGGCGTCGATGACAGCTGGGTTCCCACCTCCATGACGGCTTACCTCGCTGGCGGCATGTTCTTGCAATGGCTACTCGGCCCACTCTCTGACCGTATCGGTCGGCGTCCGGTGATGCTGACCGGCACCCTCTATTTCGCTGTCACCTGTCTGGCCATCCTGTTCACCGACAGTATCGAACAATTTACACTGCTGCGTTTCCTGCAAGGGATCAGCCTGTGCTTCATCGGGGCCGTCGGCTATGCCGCCATCCAAGAGTCGTTCGAGGAGTCGGTATGTATCAAGATCACCGCCCTGATGGCCAACGTTGCCCTGATCGCGCCACTGCTCGGTCCATTGGCGGGCGCGGCTTGGGTACATGTCCTGCCCTGGGAAAGCATGTTTATCCTGTTCGCCGTCCTGGCGCTGATCGCCTTTATCGGACTATATAAGGCCATGCCGGAAACGGCCACCCGCCGTGGGGAAAAACTGTCACTGCCCGCGCTAGGTCATGACTACGCATTGGTATTGAAGAATGGGCGTTTCCTCTGCGGTGCGCTGGCGTGTGGTTTTGCCAGCCTGCCACTACTGACCTGGATAGCGCAGTCACCGGTGATCATCATCAGTGGTGAAGGGCTAAGTAGTTATGACTACGGCCTGTTGCAGGTGCCGATCTTCGGCATGCTGATCCTGGGTAACTTTACGCTGGCTCGCCTGAGTGGGCGGCGCCCAGTACGCCGCTTGATTCAGCTAGGCGCCTGGCCGATGGTCGGCGGGCTGACCATCGCCGCCGTCGCGACGCTCTATAGCCCCCACGCCTATCTGTGGATGATGGCGGGGCTCAGCCTATACGCTTTCGGTATCGGCCTAGCCAACGCCGGTCTGTATCGCCTCACGCTCTTCTCCAGCGAGATGAGTAAGGGGACAGTCTCCGCCGCCATGGGGATGATCAGTATGTTGATCTACACATTGGGTATCGAGGTGGGAAAACACGCCTGGCTGCTCAGTGGTAACGGTGCCTTCAATCTGTTCAATCTGCTCAGCGGATTGCTATGGCTGTGGTTAGTCGTACGGATGCTACGCGACAAGCGAGTCGGTATCCAGACAGAGTCGTAA
- the dtd gene encoding D-aminoacyl-tRNA deacylase produces MIALIQRVTRASVTVEQQIVGEIGAGLLVLLGVEKDDDQQKAKRLSDKVLGYRIFSDENDKMNLNVQQAGGSVLVVSQFTLAADTQKGMRPSFSRGAVPDEAERLYDYFTACCRASGVATETGRFAADMQVELLNDGPVTFWLQV; encoded by the coding sequence ATGATTGCGTTAATTCAGCGCGTGACCCGCGCCAGCGTAACGGTGGAACAGCAGATTGTCGGCGAGATCGGTGCGGGGCTGCTGGTATTGTTGGGCGTGGAGAAGGATGACGATCAGCAAAAGGCGAAGCGTTTGTCTGATAAGGTGTTGGGATATCGTATTTTTAGCGATGAGAATGACAAGATGAATCTCAACGTGCAACAGGCCGGCGGCAGTGTCTTGGTCGTCTCCCAGTTTACGCTTGCGGCCGACACCCAGAAGGGGATGCGTCCCAGCTTTTCCCGTGGCGCGGTGCCAGATGAGGCCGAGCGGTTATATGACTATTTTACGGCGTGCTGCCGTGCCAGTGGCGTTGCTACGGAGACCGGGCGTTTTGCCGCCGATATGCAGGTAGAACTGCTTAATGATGGGCCGGTCACCTTCTGGCTGCAGGTCTAG
- a CDS encoding virulence factor BrkB family protein: MAPFSLKHLKGGFCFAQILWRRVDEDRMTMVAGSLAYVSLLSLVPLVTVVFSLFTAFPMFASVSDQLKHFIFTNFVPAAGDVVQSYLEQFVANSSKMTALGIIGLIVTALLLISSVDGALNHIWRSERKRAIVYSFAVYWMILTLGPLLVGASMGISTYLLSLRWLADSRVYSLVDQLLRLFPLLLSCVSFWLLYCIVPTQRVPLRDALIGALVAGGLFELGKKAFALYITAFPSYQLIYGVLAVIPMLFVWVYWSWCIVLLGAEITVAIGDFRTHRQQARGLQQTLKSHHE; encoded by the coding sequence ATGGCGCCCTTTTCCTTAAAACACCTGAAAGGTGGGTTCTGCTTCGCCCAGATACTGTGGCGGCGGGTCGATGAAGATCGTATGACGATGGTGGCGGGGTCGTTGGCCTACGTCTCGTTACTCTCATTGGTACCGCTGGTGACGGTAGTGTTCTCCCTGTTCACCGCCTTTCCGATGTTCGCCAGCGTTTCCGATCAGTTGAAGCATTTTATCTTTACCAACTTCGTACCCGCGGCCGGCGATGTGGTGCAATCCTATCTGGAACAGTTTGTTGCGAATTCGAGTAAGATGACCGCCCTGGGTATTATCGGTCTGATCGTCACCGCACTGCTGCTGATCTCGTCGGTGGATGGGGCGTTGAACCATATCTGGCGCAGCGAACGTAAGCGCGCCATCGTATATTCATTCGCGGTCTATTGGATGATCCTTACCCTGGGGCCGCTGCTCGTCGGTGCCAGCATGGGGATCAGCACCTACCTATTATCGCTACGCTGGCTGGCCGATAGCCGTGTTTACTCCCTCGTCGATCAGTTACTACGTTTATTCCCGTTGCTGTTGTCATGCGTCAGCTTCTGGTTATTGTATTGCATCGTCCCGACACAGCGGGTGCCGCTGCGTGATGCACTGATAGGTGCGTTGGTGGCTGGCGGTTTGTTTGAGCTGGGGAAGAAGGCTTTTGCGTTGTATATCACCGCCTTTCCATCATATCAGCTGATCTATGGTGTATTGGCGGTGATCCCGATGTTGTTCGTCTGGGTATATTGGAGCTGGTGTATCGTTCTGCTCGGTGCAGAGATCACCGTGGCCATCGGCGACTTTCGCACCCATCGTCAGCAAGCGAGAGGATTACAGCAGACGCTAAAATCCCATCATGAGTAA
- the yihX gene encoding glucose-1-phosphatase, which produces MLYIFDLGNVIVDIDFQRVLGVWSRYSGAPLATLSKRFTMGETFRQHERGEIDDETFARRLCAEMGISLSFAQFELGWQAIFVALRPEVIAIMQRLRTQGERVVVLSNTNRLHTHFWPKHYPQVAAACDRMYLSQDLGMRKPEAEIYRYVLEQERATAAQTVFFDDNHDNIAAAQVLGIRAIQVDDRQVIPAYFAHEP; this is translated from the coding sequence ATGTTGTATATCTTTGATTTGGGTAACGTGATCGTCGATATCGACTTCCAGCGGGTGTTGGGGGTCTGGAGTCGCTACAGCGGGGCGCCGTTGGCGACGCTGAGCAAGCGTTTTACGATGGGAGAGACGTTTCGCCAGCATGAGCGAGGCGAGATCGATGATGAAACCTTCGCTCGACGCCTGTGTGCAGAGATGGGGATCTCACTGAGTTTTGCCCAGTTCGAGTTGGGGTGGCAGGCGATCTTTGTCGCGCTCCGTCCAGAGGTGATCGCCATCATGCAGCGGTTGCGCACTCAGGGGGAGCGGGTGGTTGTACTCTCTAATACCAATCGCCTGCATACTCACTTCTGGCCTAAGCACTACCCGCAAGTCGCGGCCGCCTGCGATCGGATGTATTTGTCGCAGGACTTGGGGATGCGTAAACCAGAGGCCGAGATTTACCGTTATGTCCTCGAACAGGAGCGAGCGACGGCGGCGCAGACGGTATTCTTCGATGATAATCACGATAACATTGCGGCGGCGCAGGTGCTGGGTATCCGTGCCATTCAGGTGGATGACCGGCAGGTTATCCCGGCCTACTTTGCGCATGAGCCGTAA
- the typA gene encoding ribosome-dependent GTPase TypA, which translates to MIENLRNIAIIAHVDHGKTTLVDKLLQQSGTLGERNDATERVMDSNDLEKERGITILAKNTAINWNGYRINIVDTPGHADFGGEVERVMSMVDSVLLLVDAMDGPMPQTRFVTQKAFANGLKPIVVINKVDRPGARPDWVVDQVFDLFVNLGATDEQLDFPIVYASALQGIAGLDHADMAEDMTPLFEAIVEHVAAPDVDLDGSFQMQISQLDYNNYVGVIGIGRIKRGKVKPNQQITIVDSEGKRRNGKIGQVLGHLGLQRIETDVAEAGDIVAVTGLGDLNISDTLCDPNNVEALPALTVDEPTVSMYFCVNTSPFCGKEGKFVTSRQILERLQKELVHNVALRVEETPDPDAFRVSGRGELHLSVLIENMRREGYELAVSRPKVIYREIDGRMQEPFEQVTLDIEEQHQGSVMEALGIRKGEIRDMSPDGKGRVRLDYIIPSRGLIGFRTDFMTMTSGTGLLYSTFSHYDDVRPGEIGQRQNGVLISNGQGKAVAYALYSLQDRGKLFLGHGAEVYEGQIIGIHSRSNDLTVNCLTGKKLTNMRASGTDEATTLSPPIKMTLEQALEFIDDDELVEVTPHSVRLRKRHLTENDRRRANRGPRD; encoded by the coding sequence GTGATCGAAAATCTGCGTAACATCGCCATTATTGCGCACGTTGACCATGGGAAAACCACCCTGGTCGACAAACTGTTGCAACAATCCGGGACCCTGGGTGAACGTAACGACGCGACTGAGCGCGTAATGGACTCCAACGATTTGGAGAAAGAGCGTGGGATTACTATCCTCGCTAAAAACACCGCCATTAATTGGAATGGCTATCGCATCAACATCGTAGATACCCCGGGGCACGCCGACTTCGGCGGCGAGGTAGAGCGTGTGATGTCTATGGTTGACTCGGTTCTGCTGCTGGTCGACGCAATGGATGGCCCGATGCCGCAGACTCGCTTCGTTACCCAGAAGGCGTTCGCCAATGGGTTGAAGCCGATCGTGGTCATCAACAAGGTTGATCGCCCGGGCGCACGTCCGGATTGGGTCGTCGATCAGGTCTTCGATCTGTTCGTTAACCTGGGTGCTACCGACGAGCAGTTGGACTTCCCGATCGTCTACGCGTCTGCCCTGCAGGGGATCGCCGGTCTGGATCACGCCGACATGGCCGAGGATATGACTCCGCTGTTTGAGGCTATCGTCGAGCATGTTGCCGCGCCGGACGTTGACCTGGACGGTTCATTCCAGATGCAGATCTCCCAGCTGGACTACAACAACTATGTTGGGGTTATCGGCATCGGCCGCATCAAGCGCGGTAAGGTGAAGCCGAACCAGCAGATCACCATCGTCGACAGCGAAGGTAAGCGTCGTAACGGTAAGATCGGCCAGGTTCTGGGCCATCTGGGCCTGCAGCGCATCGAGACCGATGTGGCCGAAGCGGGTGACATCGTTGCAGTTACCGGTCTGGGCGATCTGAACATCTCTGATACGCTGTGCGATCCGAACAACGTCGAAGCGTTGCCGGCGCTGACTGTCGATGAGCCGACCGTTAGCATGTACTTCTGCGTTAACACCTCACCGTTCTGCGGTAAAGAAGGTAAGTTCGTGACCTCCCGCCAGATCCTGGAGCGTCTGCAGAAGGAACTGGTACACAACGTGGCACTGCGTGTGGAAGAGACGCCTGACCCGGATGCCTTCCGTGTTTCTGGTCGTGGTGAGCTGCATCTGTCCGTGCTGATCGAAAACATGCGTCGTGAAGGCTATGAACTGGCCGTATCTCGTCCGAAGGTTATCTATCGTGAGATCGATGGCCGCATGCAGGAGCCGTTCGAGCAGGTTACTCTGGACATCGAAGAGCAGCATCAGGGCTCTGTGATGGAAGCACTGGGTATCCGTAAGGGTGAGATCCGTGACATGTCCCCGGATGGTAAGGGTCGTGTTCGCCTGGATTACATCATCCCTAGCCGTGGCTTGATCGGTTTCCGTACCGACTTCATGACCATGACCTCTGGTACCGGTCTGCTGTACTCTACCTTCAGTCACTACGACGACGTCCGTCCGGGTGAAATCGGCCAGCGTCAGAACGGCGTGCTGATCTCTAACGGCCAGGGCAAGGCTGTCGCCTATGCGCTGTATAGCCTGCAGGATCGCGGTAAGCTGTTCCTCGGTCATGGTGCGGAAGTGTATGAAGGCCAGATCATCGGTATTCACAGCCGCTCTAACGACCTGACCGTTAACTGCCTGACTGGTAAGAAGCTGACCAACATGCGTGCCTCCGGTACCGATGAGGCGACCACCCTGTCTCCGCCGATCAAAATGACCCTGGAGCAGGCGCTGGAATTCATCGATGATGACGAACTGGTCGAAGTGACGCCGCATTCTGTACGTCTGCGTAAACGTCACCTGACCGAGAACGATCGTCGCCGCGCTAACCGTGGCCCGCGTGACTAA